A region from the Variovorax sp. RKNM96 genome encodes:
- a CDS encoding AraC family transcriptional regulator, with the protein MPPKDAQPGLRISPFIDRLAHKATMVANAREGYATSTHAHDCDMLFVPLAGRFDIVDAQGDPLQSSPGHFLWFAAGAAHATSAQTLRQTHVAVYVDSEFWEMALRAQGVHAPVQGMRASSNALTALSQQMLSLAQAGEAEERVVAHCGALVMEAARLTAHPLVQPNDRGAPAQVLAALLADDIEADLARPLSLDAFAERHRLSRRQVERIFKIAFELSPLEFQQRKRLERARYLLETTDDSVLSVAQQVGWESGSYLSRMLGKAWAVTAAQIRASAPRP; encoded by the coding sequence ATGCCACCGAAAGACGCCCAGCCCGGCCTGCGGATTTCGCCGTTCATCGACCGGCTCGCCCACAAGGCGACGATGGTGGCGAATGCGCGCGAGGGCTACGCGACCAGCACGCATGCGCACGATTGCGACATGCTCTTTGTGCCGCTGGCGGGACGCTTCGACATCGTCGATGCGCAGGGCGATCCGCTGCAGTCTTCGCCCGGTCACTTCCTCTGGTTCGCCGCTGGCGCCGCCCACGCGACGAGCGCGCAGACGCTGCGGCAGACGCATGTCGCGGTGTACGTCGATTCCGAGTTCTGGGAGATGGCGTTGCGCGCCCAGGGCGTGCACGCACCCGTGCAGGGCATGCGTGCCAGCAGCAACGCGCTCACCGCGCTGTCGCAGCAGATGCTGTCGCTGGCGCAAGCGGGCGAGGCCGAGGAGCGCGTCGTCGCGCATTGCGGCGCACTCGTCATGGAGGCGGCGCGGCTCACGGCCCATCCTCTCGTGCAGCCGAACGACCGCGGCGCGCCCGCGCAGGTGCTTGCGGCGCTGCTGGCCGACGACATCGAAGCGGACCTCGCACGCCCGCTCTCGCTCGATGCGTTCGCCGAGCGGCACCGGCTCTCGCGGCGGCAGGTCGAGCGCATCTTCAAGATCGCGTTCGAGCTGTCGCCGCTCGAATTCCAGCAGCGCAAGCGCCTGGAACGCGCGCGCTACCTGCTCGAGACCACCGACGACTCGGTGCTCTCGGTGGCGCAGCAAGTGGGGTGGGAGTCGGGCTCCTACCTCTCGCGCATGCTCGGCAAGGCCTGGGCCGTGACCGCCGCGCAGATCCGCGCTTCGGCGCCGCGCCCCTGA
- a CDS encoding OsmC family protein codes for MSEYTAEVLWQRGDQDFLANTYSRRHSLRFDGGAEWAGSSSPHVVPLPFSDASAVDPEEAFVASLSSCHMLWFLTMAVKRKFCVDRYFDAATGVMEKNAEGKMAMTVVTLRPEVTFSGENLPTREQIEHMHHRAHEECFIANSVKTDVRCEPVYAAAE; via the coding sequence ATGTCCGAATACACCGCAGAAGTCCTGTGGCAACGAGGCGACCAGGATTTCCTGGCCAACACCTACAGCCGCAGGCACTCGCTGCGCTTCGACGGCGGTGCGGAATGGGCGGGTTCGTCGTCGCCGCATGTGGTGCCGCTGCCGTTCTCCGATGCGTCGGCGGTCGATCCGGAAGAAGCCTTCGTCGCGTCGCTCTCGAGCTGCCACATGCTCTGGTTCCTGACGATGGCGGTGAAGCGCAAGTTCTGCGTCGACCGCTATTTCGACGCGGCAACCGGCGTCATGGAGAAAAACGCGGAAGGCAAGATGGCCATGACGGTCGTCACGCTCCGGCCCGAGGTGACCTTCTCGGGCGAGAACCTGCCGACGCGCGAGCAGATCGAGCACATGCACCACCGCGCGCACGAGGAGTGCTTCATCGCGAACTCGGTGAAGACCGATGTGCGCTGCGAGCCGGTGTATGCCGCGGCCGAGTGA
- a CDS encoding PhzF family phenazine biosynthesis isomerase translates to MTMQLVRVFALPGADTGGNPAPVWLDADDMTTAQMQEHTRLSGHESVFVLKPSGADHQFRMRYFVPRHEMEMCGHATIGALWLLHERGLWSGEPVAIETLSGTVHGRYVQGTIEISQPSARVEVVGDALVQEIARCLGVEPRQIVGQVLNSATSRVKTLIRLESLEVLHTLRVDLGSVEALCDRLDSTGLYPYALADSTGPIVSARQFPRSSGYPEDAATGIAAAALAWGLREQALAGDAATIVTVRQGEAMGSPSMIGVRLPARGEEAQGCWLRGEARAM, encoded by the coding sequence ATGACCATGCAGCTCGTTCGCGTATTCGCCCTCCCCGGCGCCGACACCGGCGGCAACCCGGCGCCCGTCTGGCTCGATGCCGACGACATGACCACTGCGCAGATGCAGGAGCACACGCGCCTGAGCGGCCACGAATCGGTGTTCGTGTTGAAGCCGTCGGGCGCCGATCACCAATTCCGCATGCGCTACTTCGTGCCGCGCCACGAAATGGAGATGTGCGGCCACGCGACCATCGGTGCGCTGTGGCTACTGCATGAGCGCGGTCTGTGGAGCGGCGAGCCGGTGGCCATCGAGACACTGAGCGGCACCGTCCATGGCCGGTACGTGCAAGGCACCATCGAGATCAGCCAGCCGAGCGCCCGAGTGGAAGTCGTGGGCGACGCGCTGGTCCAGGAGATCGCGCGCTGCCTGGGCGTCGAGCCGCGACAGATCGTCGGACAGGTGCTCAATTCGGCGACCAGCCGCGTCAAGACCCTCATTCGCCTCGAAAGCCTGGAGGTGCTGCACACGCTGCGTGTCGACCTTGGCAGCGTCGAAGCGCTGTGCGACCGGCTGGACTCCACCGGCCTCTACCCCTACGCGCTGGCCGACAGCACCGGACCGATCGTCAGCGCCCGGCAGTTTCCGCGCTCGTCGGGATATCCGGAAGATGCGGCCACCGGCATCGCCGCCGCCGCGCTCGCTTGGGGCCTGCGCGAACAGGCACTGGCCGGCGATGCGGCCACGATCGTGACAGTCAGGCAAGGCGAAGCGATGGGCTCGCCCTCGATGATCGGCGTGCGGCTTCCCGCGCGTGGCGAGGAAGCGCAGGGCTGCTGGCTGCGCGGCGAAGCGCGGGCGATGTAG
- a CDS encoding alpha/beta hydrolase, with product MSPVPSSRSAEAAAAAAAVQGVEADLLIELPGREPVAARVYGQRAKSDTAPLVLHFHGGTFVCGGLDNGRNVGRLLAGAGAVVVSLAYPLEPFPEPIEVGYAALEWLYKQRTKLGGKGALVYLAGEEAGGNLAAAVALIARDRAHPPLAGQILLSPMLDPCAGTASLRKATNDAPECRWASGWEKYLSCPSNATHPYAVPSGSLRLSALAPALVLVGQDDAMRDEAMTFAGRLRAAGIEVTSSVLPGAANWPKALYDPDNEGCRDCAANVQQHFREFFSATTAPPAAPEPS from the coding sequence ATGTCACCCGTTCCATCGTCCCGTTCTGCCGAAGCTGCCGCTGCTGCTGCCGCGGTGCAAGGCGTGGAAGCCGATCTTCTGATCGAGCTGCCCGGTCGCGAACCGGTGGCCGCGCGTGTCTACGGACAGCGCGCCAAGAGCGACACGGCACCCCTGGTGCTGCATTTCCACGGCGGCACCTTCGTGTGCGGCGGCCTGGACAACGGGCGCAACGTGGGCCGGCTGCTGGCCGGTGCGGGCGCGGTGGTGGTCTCGCTGGCCTATCCGCTGGAGCCGTTCCCCGAACCCATCGAAGTCGGCTATGCCGCCCTCGAATGGCTCTACAAGCAACGCACCAAGCTGGGCGGCAAGGGCGCGCTGGTCTATCTGGCCGGCGAGGAAGCCGGTGGCAACCTGGCCGCGGCGGTCGCGCTGATCGCCCGTGACCGGGCCCATCCGCCGCTGGCAGGCCAGATCCTGCTGTCGCCGATGCTCGACCCGTGCGCAGGCACCGCGTCGCTGCGCAAGGCCACCAACGACGCTCCCGAATGCCGCTGGGCCAGCGGCTGGGAAAAGTACCTGAGCTGCCCCTCGAACGCGACGCACCCCTACGCGGTGCCGAGCGGATCGCTGCGCCTCTCTGCCCTGGCACCCGCGCTGGTGCTGGTGGGGCAGGACGACGCGATGCGCGACGAGGCCATGACCTTCGCGGGCCGCTTGCGCGCAGCCGGCATCGAGGTCACCAGCAGCGTGCTGCCCGGCGCGGCGAACTGGCCCAAGGCGCTGTACGACCCCGACAACGAGGGTTGTCGGGACTGCGCGGCCAACGTGCAGCAGCACTTTCGCGAGTTCTTCAGTGCGACGACGGCGCCTCCCGCGGCGCCCGAGCCCAGCTAG
- a CDS encoding tripartite tricarboxylate transporter substrate-binding protein has product MNPSSLVRAGLRLAAAGVLAAAATAHAAYPAKAITIVVPFPAGGGTDVIFRSVQVKLQAELGVPVIIDNRAGAGGTVGTGYAAKAAPDGYTLVAATTTTIASAQAVYPKLPYDPLADLTPVGTLGTTPFVLVVSPELPAKNLAEFIRYAKAKPGALNYGSIGNGTASHLAAELFKQRTGVDMTHIPYRGAAPAQTDLMAGQIQALFDNPVALAPQVRASRMRALAISQPSAVFPDLPTFEASGIKDFKPELWYGLMAPAATPKDVLQRLRTALDKVLQDRNLRADMLSKGVAPQSLSPEAFAQKIHADIALWGGIARAVNAKAD; this is encoded by the coding sequence ATGAACCCCTCGTCCCTCGTGCGTGCCGGCCTTCGCCTGGCCGCGGCCGGTGTGCTGGCAGCCGCAGCGACCGCGCATGCCGCCTATCCGGCCAAGGCGATCACCATCGTCGTGCCCTTCCCCGCGGGCGGTGGCACCGACGTGATCTTCCGCTCGGTGCAGGTCAAGCTGCAGGCCGAGTTGGGCGTACCGGTGATCATCGACAACCGCGCCGGCGCGGGCGGTACCGTCGGCACGGGCTATGCGGCCAAGGCCGCGCCCGATGGCTACACGCTGGTGGCAGCGACGACCACCACCATCGCCTCGGCACAGGCCGTGTATCCCAAGCTTCCCTACGACCCGTTGGCCGACCTGACGCCGGTCGGCACGCTCGGCACCACGCCGTTCGTGCTGGTGGTGTCGCCCGAACTGCCGGCGAAGAACCTGGCGGAATTCATCCGATACGCCAAGGCCAAGCCCGGCGCGCTCAACTACGGCAGCATCGGCAACGGCACCGCGAGCCACCTGGCAGCCGAGCTCTTCAAGCAGCGCACCGGCGTCGACATGACGCACATCCCCTACCGCGGCGCGGCGCCCGCGCAGACCGACCTGATGGCCGGCCAGATCCAGGCGCTGTTCGACAACCCCGTGGCGCTCGCGCCGCAGGTGCGCGCCTCGCGGATGCGCGCGCTGGCGATCAGCCAGCCCTCGGCGGTGTTCCCCGACCTGCCGACCTTCGAGGCCTCTGGCATCAAGGACTTCAAGCCCGAGCTCTGGTACGGCCTGATGGCGCCCGCCGCCACGCCGAAAGACGTGCTGCAGCGCCTGCGCACCGCCCTCGATAAGGTGCTGCAGGACCGCAACCTGCGCGCCGACATGCTGTCCAAGGGCGTCGCCCCGCAGAGCCTGAGCCCCGAAGCGTTCGCGCAAAAGATCCATGCTGACATCGCGCTGTGGGGCGGCATCGCCCGCGCCGTCAACGCGAAGGCCGACTGA
- a CDS encoding xanthine dehydrogenase family protein molybdopterin-binding subunit, which translates to MSATSTLSRRTLLQATTGLLIGVYLTPATRAAQATASKAKAAALAPNAFVRVSTDNTVTVLVKHIEFGQGPMTGLTTLVAEEMDADWSQMRAEHAPADAKLYNNLSFGPLQGTGGSSAVANSYEQMRKAGAVARAMLVQAAANTWKVPASDIAVERGVLRHVASRRQGRFGQFAVAASKLPVPQDAPLKDPSSFRLIGREGAVKKLDVPGKTNGTAQFGMDIHEPGMLTVMVARSPRFGGKVTSFDATATRAVNGVVDVKQISAGVAVYAKDTWSAIKGREKLKVVWDDAAAEKRSSAQIVEDYRQLARTTGTVAASQGDVASKVAGERVVETEYVFPYLAHGPMEPLNGFLVWDGQRVKARYGSQIQTLDQMQIAKVFGIKPEDVEIQTMLAGGSFGRRIDLGHDMILDLAEAAKALGPNKPVKIVWTREDDITGGFYRPAFVHRLRGVLRDGKVASWSNTIVGQSFVIGTAFEIMMKDGIDGTMVEGAKSIPYDIPNFRCDAHIAKGSVPVTSWRSVGSTHTAYATECFIDQLLETAGLDPVDGRLSLMGKSARHAGVLKAVAEMAKWSGTQPERGRARGVAVAESFGTFVAEIAEVSMSENGEPRVHKVWCAVDCGTVVNPDIVRAQMEGGIGFGLGHILYAQVSLDEGRPVQRNFNTYRSLRIQEMPEIEVKIIDSKEKPTGVGEPGVPPIGPAVANALARLGKPRPSQLPMVRGDA; encoded by the coding sequence ATGAGCGCAACAAGCACCCTCTCGCGCCGCACGCTGCTGCAGGCCACCACCGGCCTGCTGATCGGCGTCTACCTGACGCCTGCCACCCGCGCCGCCCAGGCCACCGCTTCCAAGGCCAAGGCCGCCGCGCTCGCACCCAACGCCTTCGTGCGCGTCTCCACCGACAACACCGTCACCGTGCTCGTGAAGCACATCGAATTCGGCCAGGGCCCGATGACCGGCCTCACCACGCTCGTGGCCGAGGAGATGGATGCCGACTGGTCGCAGATGCGCGCCGAGCACGCGCCCGCCGACGCCAAGCTCTACAACAACCTCTCCTTCGGGCCTCTGCAGGGCACGGGCGGTTCGAGCGCCGTGGCCAATTCGTACGAGCAGATGCGCAAGGCCGGTGCGGTCGCACGCGCGATGCTGGTGCAGGCTGCCGCCAACACGTGGAAGGTGCCCGCCTCCGACATTGCGGTGGAACGCGGCGTGCTGCGCCACGTGGCCTCGCGGCGCCAAGGCCGCTTCGGCCAGTTCGCGGTGGCCGCGTCGAAGCTGCCCGTGCCGCAGGACGCGCCGTTGAAAGACCCGTCGTCCTTCCGCCTCATCGGCCGCGAAGGCGCGGTCAAGAAGCTCGACGTGCCCGGCAAGACCAACGGCACCGCGCAGTTCGGGATGGACATCCACGAGCCCGGCATGCTCACCGTCATGGTGGCGCGGTCGCCGCGCTTCGGCGGCAAGGTCACGTCGTTCGATGCGACGGCCACGCGCGCAGTCAACGGCGTGGTCGACGTCAAGCAGATCTCTGCCGGCGTGGCTGTCTACGCGAAAGACACCTGGTCGGCCATCAAGGGCCGCGAGAAACTGAAGGTCGTGTGGGACGACGCGGCCGCGGAGAAGCGCAGCAGCGCGCAGATCGTGGAGGACTACCGGCAGCTCGCACGCACCACCGGCACCGTGGCCGCGAGCCAGGGCGACGTGGCATCGAAGGTGGCCGGCGAGCGGGTGGTCGAGACCGAGTACGTCTTTCCCTACCTCGCGCACGGCCCGATGGAGCCGCTGAACGGCTTTCTCGTGTGGGACGGCCAGCGCGTGAAGGCGCGCTACGGCAGCCAGATCCAGACGCTCGACCAGATGCAGATCGCCAAGGTCTTCGGCATCAAGCCCGAGGACGTCGAGATCCAGACCATGCTCGCGGGCGGCAGCTTCGGGCGGCGCATCGACCTGGGCCACGACATGATCCTGGACCTGGCCGAAGCGGCTAAGGCGCTCGGCCCCAACAAGCCGGTGAAGATCGTCTGGACGCGCGAGGACGACATCACCGGCGGCTTCTACCGCCCCGCGTTCGTGCATCGATTGCGCGGCGTGCTGCGCGACGGCAAGGTGGCCTCGTGGAGCAACACCATCGTGGGCCAGTCTTTCGTCATCGGCACCGCCTTCGAGATCATGATGAAAGACGGCATCGACGGCACCATGGTCGAGGGCGCCAAGAGCATTCCCTACGACATTCCCAACTTCCGCTGCGACGCGCACATCGCCAAGGGCAGCGTGCCCGTGACCTCGTGGCGCTCGGTGGGCAGCACGCACACGGCCTACGCCACCGAGTGCTTCATCGACCAGTTGCTCGAGACGGCCGGGCTCGATCCGGTCGACGGGCGCCTCTCGCTCATGGGCAAGTCGGCGCGCCACGCGGGCGTGCTGAAGGCCGTGGCCGAGATGGCGAAATGGTCGGGCACCCAGCCCGAACGCGGACGCGCGCGCGGCGTGGCGGTGGCCGAATCCTTCGGCACCTTCGTCGCGGAAATCGCCGAAGTGTCGATGAGCGAGAACGGCGAGCCGCGCGTGCACAAGGTGTGGTGCGCGGTGGACTGCGGCACGGTGGTCAACCCCGACATCGTGCGCGCGCAGATGGAAGGCGGCATCGGCTTCGGGCTCGGCCACATCCTCTACGCGCAGGTGAGCCTGGACGAAGGCCGGCCGGTGCAGCGCAACTTCAACACCTACCGGTCGCTGCGCATCCAGGAGATGCCCGAGATCGAGGTGAAGATCATCGATTCGAAAGAGAAGCCCACCGGCGTCGGCGAACCCGGCGTGCCGCCGATCGGGCCTGCGGTAGCGAATGCGCTGGCGCGGCTCGGGAAGCCGCGGCCTTCGCAGTTGCCGATGGTCAGGGGGGACGCATGA
- a CDS encoding Isoquinoline 1-oxidoreductase subunit, whose amino-acid sequence MMKRFFSFSAALLSLVFAGHAFAQLAPPANPTTLKPASEFDRIENKQDRAAALFIEAGKVINSPRCQNCHPGGERPTQTDAMNPHQPWVIRGADGFGAPGMRCATCHQAANFESSGVPGHPKWHLAPASMAWQGKSLAQICEQIKDKSRNDNMDLAALVKHMSEDTLVGWAWKPGANRTPAPGTQVQFGALIRAWAEAGAYCPKS is encoded by the coding sequence ATGATGAAGCGCTTCTTTTCTTTCTCCGCCGCCCTGCTCTCGCTGGTGTTCGCAGGCCATGCCTTCGCGCAGCTCGCACCGCCGGCCAATCCCACCACGCTCAAGCCCGCGTCCGAGTTCGACCGCATCGAGAACAAGCAGGACCGCGCGGCCGCCCTCTTCATCGAGGCCGGCAAGGTCATCAACAGCCCGCGCTGCCAGAACTGCCACCCCGGCGGCGAACGCCCCACGCAGACCGATGCGATGAACCCGCACCAGCCCTGGGTGATACGCGGCGCCGACGGCTTCGGCGCGCCGGGCATGCGCTGCGCCACCTGCCACCAGGCCGCCAACTTCGAAAGCTCGGGCGTGCCGGGCCATCCGAAGTGGCACCTGGCGCCGGCCTCGATGGCGTGGCAGGGCAAGTCGCTCGCGCAGATCTGCGAGCAGATCAAGGACAAGTCGCGCAACGACAACATGGACCTCGCCGCGCTGGTCAAGCACATGTCGGAAGACACGCTGGTCGGCTGGGCCTGGAAGCCGGGCGCGAACCGCACGCCGGCGCCGGGGACGCAGGTGCAGTTCGGGGCCCTGATACGGGCCTGGGCGGAGGCTGGGGCTTATTGCCCGAAGTCCTGA
- a CDS encoding (2Fe-2S)-binding protein has translation MIHQIQVNGKMRRVDVDDDTPLLWVLRDHLQLTGTKFGCGVAQCGACTVHMDGQPLRSCSIPVSAVGKRAITTIEGATSREAKAVQAAWIARDVPQCGYCQSGQIMSAVALLKEVKKPTDRDIDLAMNGNLCRCATYVRIRAAIHDAARALQG, from the coding sequence ATGATTCATCAGATCCAAGTGAATGGAAAGATGCGGCGCGTCGACGTGGACGACGACACGCCGCTGCTCTGGGTCCTGCGCGACCATCTCCAGTTGACCGGCACCAAGTTCGGCTGCGGCGTCGCCCAGTGCGGCGCCTGCACCGTGCACATGGACGGCCAGCCGCTGCGCTCCTGCTCGATCCCGGTGTCCGCGGTCGGCAAGCGCGCCATCACCACCATCGAGGGCGCGACCAGTCGCGAGGCCAAGGCGGTGCAGGCCGCATGGATCGCGCGCGACGTGCCGCAGTGCGGCTACTGCCAGTCGGGCCAGATCATGAGCGCGGTCGCGCTGCTGAAAGAAGTGAAAAAGCCGACCGACCGCGACATCGACCTCGCGATGAACGGCAACCTCTGCCGATGTGCGACCTATGTGCGGATCCGCGCGGCCATCCACGACGCGGCACGCGCGCTGCAGGGGTGA
- a CDS encoding LysR family transcriptional regulator codes for MDQIQAMRIFVRVVEAGTFTRAADSLALPKGTVTKQIQALESRLRVKLLNRTTRRVTVTPDGAAYFERAARLLNDFDDMEASMTNAQASPTGRLRIDVGTSVARQIILPNLASFCDRYPDIQVDLGVSDRTVDLISDNVDCVIRAGELSDQSLVARRIGTLHFVTVASPAYIKRYGAPQHPNDIEKRHTVVSYFSGTTRRIYPHEFHKGDERIELNGPYRVSVNESNAHIAAVLGGFGISQCITFMAEPHLESGELIEVLPDWSRDPLPIHVVYPPNRHLSAKVRAFVDWAAELFAKNPRLQRR; via the coding sequence ATGGATCAAATCCAGGCCATGCGCATCTTTGTCCGCGTCGTGGAGGCCGGCACTTTCACCCGGGCCGCGGACTCGCTCGCCCTGCCCAAGGGGACGGTCACCAAGCAGATCCAGGCGCTGGAATCGCGCCTGCGCGTGAAGTTGCTCAACCGCACCACCCGCCGCGTGACGGTCACGCCCGATGGCGCCGCCTACTTCGAGCGCGCCGCGCGCCTGCTGAACGACTTCGACGACATGGAAGCCAGCATGACCAATGCGCAGGCCAGCCCCACGGGGCGGCTGCGCATCGACGTCGGGACATCGGTGGCCCGGCAGATCATCCTGCCCAACCTGGCCAGCTTCTGCGACCGCTACCCCGACATCCAGGTCGACCTGGGCGTGAGCGACCGCACGGTCGACCTGATCAGCGACAACGTCGACTGCGTGATCCGCGCCGGCGAACTCAGCGACCAGTCGCTGGTGGCCCGGCGCATCGGCACCCTGCATTTCGTGACGGTGGCCTCCCCCGCGTACATCAAGCGCTATGGCGCACCGCAGCATCCGAACGACATCGAGAAGCGCCACACGGTGGTGAGCTACTTCTCGGGCACCACGCGGCGCATCTACCCGCATGAGTTCCACAAGGGCGACGAGCGCATCGAGCTGAATGGGCCTTACCGGGTGTCGGTGAACGAGAGCAACGCGCACATCGCGGCGGTGCTCGGCGGCTTCGGCATTTCGCAGTGCATCACCTTCATGGCGGAGCCGCATCTGGAAAGCGGCGAGCTGATCGAGGTGCTGCCCGACTGGAGCCGCGACCCGCTGCCGATCCATGTGGTCTATCCGCCGAACCGCCACCTGAGCGCGAAGGTGCGGGCGTTCGTGGATTGGGCGGCCGAACTGTTCGCCAAGAACCCGAGGCTGCAGCGCCGCTGA